The following DNA comes from Miscanthus floridulus cultivar M001 chromosome 5, ASM1932011v1, whole genome shotgun sequence.
ttCATTGTATCCTCTTAGTGGtttctctttggtgaaatcacttttgctctcaactgggaacttCTCATAAAGAgattcctcaaagaaatcaggtccaagagaaccctcccacacaatggtagttcccttcccctttcctctccctctagatgaccctccagacattggtactgcaacgaaagaaaatactgaggagtgctcttcttccttgctGTGTGTGTGAATAAGAGGgagtgaggggttatttataggttgagaggagaaatggaggcctctcaatgtgccatgtcagcgatccgtgtgcctcttcaccttagcccttggatcaaatagtcataagatggatggtggagatggagtggagttgtgcttccttgcatgctagTACTATGTATGTGAAGTGATAAATCACTGTTGTCATTGTACTCCTCATCCTTGTAACTAAAAAGTttattttcattgtctgaaaagcctagattcgtccACTATTacttgaaaagcctagattcatttgcaaagcgtctgtacgatatgattggactatacatgttctaatgaatttacatttaatatgtgtactatatttgtgcctttttagcagtgtagtatgattaatgattcacgaaaaaaattcgcaagagtttTCCTTGTTTTAGAAGCATCCATAATtataaacagagacatcattctataatccaaacatttaatcgtccaaagagcacaatgcaaccacaacgatgcctagctactgccaccaaatgggaacatagaaagtggtactgccttggtttaccacaagtgcatttgaaatcttggaggataaccacatgcatccttgactctcggacctcgtcgtcggacgttgtaccacccctatgctccacttgataagtccctatggcatggtcaaagaatgtaacctcatgtgtgctagccctttcatttgccttctctaggtgtgcctttggtttcagagcccatatctctctaTCACTctgcaacttcaatgcatgggcgtgtctatcgttgaaccagacaacaagcttgtagaaggtgaattgaacgattgcattcatgggcataccatgtatccccaatagcaacttattgaataactccgccatgttgctgcactgaaactcgtacctccatccactagcgtcgtgagctctcgtctatttttccaaatccctcatcaaacctgtgagccattatctaccttctgcatttgatgcagtTCTAAGCTGCTCCTCAAGCTgttgagcagcctcctagaacaaatcaaagttacccttcacaccatccttccaaaatagattctcggcaaggtgccgagtacaccaacgatagtgcaaaggtgcatacccctctatctgctctcataCAACATtgagtatgccctggtgcctatcagatatgacgccaacctccctatcaggcccaaccacatgtatccagactagcctcaagaaccatccccaacggTCAttattctccttctcaaccaaagcaaatgccaaaggaaccaacttggtgttcgtgtcataggatatggctataagaagtgtgccctggtatttgccaatcaagaacgtaccatcaatggagaagacgggatgacagtgcctaaaggTCTCGACACACTGAgagaagcaccagaaagcataaaagaatatatgaCTCCCAtacttccatgcatttggttttggggtgtactcataatgcatgcctggattcaccactttgattgcattgaagagTACTGGTAGCTACTCATACCCATCCttctagtccccatatatcatcttccacgctcgctgcttagccctccaagctttaccataagttatcacataacctccatacaacgcctcaacggtcctaataattgtcctaaccttcatatTGGGTTCTCCcagcaatattcccatcaactgcttggcaatgagggtagatgtcaattgttgatgcctcagtgtcacaacatggtcagcacaattgtgtggcccgacaacttttgtgattttccacttttcggtgaccttttgcttccttgcacaaaccctccatgggcagcattccttgtcacacacaactgtgtaacagcGCTCCGCATATGattgcaagaccttgtaaggtctctttcgtatcactacaaacgtctacaaccacctcttcaatgtagggaggtccttgaacaccctcccattcttaattaccatgttagggccggccttaggatcttctaggagctcatcatcacgtccttctacacacgcctagtcggaatgagcaagatcactgaactcgtgaactcttggatcacggtggccaggaaagatacgcctcagcatctcaacatcactctctatcagctctccaacagggcgatcatcatcagaattaaGAGccattgccatctcatatggctctgaatcatgcataatttcaacactattggagccacagaatccatcttcatagtgcacttgcgcagcaacaggaggcacatccacattctcaggaatgtctcctgcaacataagtagagaaataaggaaaaaatgaaagaaattgatgtaaggaagggggtaagctcccaataatcatgcggttaagacacttactcagatgattctatgtcaaaaggatctcatgaggaggatctgccacaacaacatgagtctgacaagcatctccaactaccgcattgggggcagattgagcatcgggaaccgtaggtgcaacctccacatccatatcaggttctgggatgggagggtcgatgtgtgcctgctgacccattggtggggaaaatcCATGAGGGATAGGATAGACTAACACCCGACACACAaccacatccaaacattgcagctggctctttatagccgatctcacatagttctcccactgatccgcacaaccaattgggatcattcgcctgaggatattgggaggagaacctaggtgtagtacaccctcaactgcaatgccatcatctccaaggcaatgcagctcctctcgagcccttgcaaccatctcactaaatgaaggcctatcattgaatagcacaggcacgctttgcatgtcaacaaactcaacatatccatagcgatcgtattcaacggtgcctccatgatatatggtcactaggttgtccatctagttcaaacacataacgaaacacatgtcctttagtccaaattagacgatagatagcacctaacaagtactttctaactacaaactaagtaaataagataataactatatacatagatacagtgtattaactaaatagctagatcttatttagttaactaaatatgtaactacctatctaagtagctatctaactatatctatgtacctatgtatctatattTCTATCTACCtgcatatctatctcactagatcactaactaaatcaactacctgagtcatcacattaactaataaataacaaatgccaaaactactacactacaatcaaagctaactaagtacgcacattgtaaattcataatttttacttGTCCGACGATGGAGTCGTGGACGTCGACGGGGTCGCAGTGGACGTCGGGCGTGAGTCAGGTCGACGAGCTGGACCGGTGGTGGCACGGCCGGGCATTGCAGGTGCCGGGGCTGGCGGGGGCGCGATCGAGGACGGCGGTGGTGCATGGCGGGCGTGGGATGCCTAGCGCTCCGCGTGGCAAGGCCGACTCGGCGGGCGCGGGTGACACGGCGGGCGtggccgaggccggcggtggcAGGCAGCACGGTCACAGTCATGGCACTGGCACGGTGGGGCACAGCCAAGGCGGCCGCGTGCACGGGTGGCACATCGGGCGAGGTGAGGGCGCGGGGATAGGCGTGGCCACGGGGTCCAGCATGGCCGTGGGGCAGGGCGGTCCGGTGGGGGCGCGGGGCGGGCGCGGGGAccggcgcgggcgcgcgggcgaGGGCAGCCGGGGACAGGAGAGGGCGCGGGTGGCGGCGGCGTTGCGCTGCTCGGGCGAGGGAGGtgcgggagagagagggagaggaagagagaaaggattggggcccatacgtaagacaggCTCAGCGCCAGTaaccctggcgccgagcttggtgccaagatctacggcgccgagctcggcgacaAGGTTAGTGGCGCTGAGCTGCCTACCATGTCACCGCCTCGTCTgcttcgagcccaagagctcggcgccagcaacgatggcgccgagctaaaggttcagattttgaaatcttatcTCCAGGAGcatatttgtaaaaaaaaattaaaaagggctaaaaaataaaaaatatcccCCAACGTGGTTTGGGTGGTTTCTTCCGGTCTCGGTACCAGCATCGACTCCGTTTGGTAGAGTTGAAATTGTTTCTCTATTTTGTGCTCTCTCTACTCATTAATTCTTTTGCCACATCTGGAAAAAGCTGAGCTGTCAAGGTCATTAAGAGACATAGAAACCACCATAAATACATCATTATGATTGCCCTTAATAGCATATTCAAATTCTAGTCATAGGGCTATTGATGAAACTAGTATAGTAGTAGTAAATAACGATAAAGGCTTCAAATTTTCATTATATATGCATTTGAACCACGAGACCTCTCTCTACACAcaccaaaaaaaggaaaaaaaggggCAGTGGCACTACGGCAGGGCAGTGAAAACTGATAACCAGACAGAGGCAGACAGGGAGAGGAGGCGCAGCGGGGTTTGAATTGAATCGAGGCGAGCACAGGCGGCACCGTCACGTTGGGACTTGGGAGGGATGCGGCTGAAGTCTCCATCCAAACTCCAAACTcaacaccagcaccagcaccaacaccaacacctGCCTTCCCCGTCTTTTCCTTGAGGCTTTTATATGTATGCCtttaaaaagtttgtaattacacagAAGCCATTAAAAAAAGTGACCGCACACAGGTGTCACTGCTCTAAACTTCTTTGCCTTACACGCCATTCCATCCTTATTCTGTTTGTTTTTCGCCGTTTGGTGTGAGACCGGCCAATGAAATTGTCCAGGTTACCCTTACGCACAAAAACACTCCCTCTCCTTCCTCTGCCCACAAAAACATTCCTCCCCCTCTGACTGCTACTGCCGCTGCCTCCTCCCAAGCCGTGCGTGCAGGTTCAGCCGTGTCATCGACCCACCGGCTGATGTACTCCTACAGCGCCTCCTCGTCGAGCCGGTCCTCCTCAGGGTCGCTGCCCTTGCGCCACTCCGGCGGCGGCAGGAAGCGGAACACTGTGAGGCCAATGGGCGTGTCCTCGGCCATGTACGTGGCGAGCGTGAGCGCCTCCCGGTCGTTGGGCCCGTCGAGGAAGTAGAGCGCGACGCGGTGAGGGAAGCCGTCAGTGGCGGCCCCGGCGGGCACGACGGAGAGGCTGCCACGGTTGACGAGGATGGCGATGGAGCAGGGGGAGTAGTTGAGCACATTGACGTTGGCAGCCTGGACGGATCCAGTGCTGGCCATGGTGTTCTCGACAGAGCCGTCGATGGCAAGGCGCTGGTGGAAGGGCACGACGATGAGCATGGCGCGCTTCTCGAGCGCGACGGCGCAGACGTCGTCGTGCATGGTGGCGTAGGGTGCGATGCAAACATAGGGGAGCAGCGATGCGGACCCCACAGGGCGCTGCTGCTTGAAGTACTGGAAGGCGTTGACGATGCGCTCTAAGTCGGTGCCGCCCGACGGCACAAAGTTCCGGTCGCCGTGCTCGGTGCACGGAGGCCACAGAGAACCGCGAACGGCCCAGCTCGCCAGCGTCGTACTCGTGCGCCATGAAGTGCTGGATCGACGCCATGGTCATCGCCGTCGCGGGGCGCGAGATCTTGATCAGCACGGTCGGCTTCACGCTGGCGAAGCCATCATGGTCGAGGAGGAAGGCGGCCACCTCCCACAGCACGGTCCTGCTCTCATACCCACCGACGCAGCGTCATCGAGCGGCTTGATGGCCGCGACGTGGTCGCCAGTGCGGCTACCTTCAAGCAGCAGCGCCCTGCCGAGGCCGCTCTGCGCGGCGACAAGCCAGGTCCCGGAGGCGATAAGCAGAGGATggatgtcggggacctaataccagggtaccccaggaggtggaaccgataaccaccaaaggtgaaaaacttctggacgcataaaggcgtcatgtcatcccttgttcgagtaacaGAAGttcggttccacctcgcccgacacctttgggacgggctcggtctcgcctaagggccgagggataaactccgtctcgcccgatgccttgagggcgggctcggtctcgcccgagggctaagggatgagttccgtctcgcccgatctcgGAGGGgtagggtcagcctcacccgacgcctttgtgggataaccctgcctcgcccaaaggctcaaggctaaactccgtctcgcccgacgcctatagggcaggctcggtctcgcccgaaggctaagggatggattccacctcacccgatcccagagggatagggttagtctcgcccaagagatagggattgatctccgcctcacccgatggcccagaacgagcctcgccctgatcgatatctatccctcataatgatgggtacaggacgagacaagacgttcgggtcaaccatggctccaacgaccataccctgcgccctggcaggaaaaggactaccAGGGAgcaacaggactgatgctttagacccttccgggtgccactgagcccaaaaggtattgcaggtgcgtgcatctcactcggtagagttgtaggcgccgcctttagctctgggacacggaacccaacgaagatatatgacaaccgctacgctccaagaacagatttgctatctccacgaatgacggatactccgtcaccgcgctgtggacccgagggagcggggccctcttcccgacccctcaggtcctcccagtcagagggccttggccacggcgctacaccagaccccgacctcgaattctcccaacaagaatcatgggaaccagaaggcgtatggagcaaggctagggggaggctcctaagtcaaaaccactgtactacagcccataccctgggggcagcatgctgtgactaatctgacatcctacagagatatcgacaacatcgtaagcacttatcttccttcgcactcatcagaatgggggacctgaccaggtagacatgagccccaaggctaagtagagtacgcatcctggagccctcacccttgtaaagccagccccttcatctataaaaggggatgcgcatcctccatcaaagggacagAAAAAATAGGAccaaacaatagaacgcactcatacacacaagcagctacgaagctctcgaccacctttcaatccttcgatcagagacttgggaccagtccctctctcggcagtttgtatcccttactacagaccgttcatggtgctaataacacaagcagcaacaaactggacgtagggatgtttcgcccgaaccagtataaatcctgtgtcctttagcgcaccatccgagcctaacgcgcattactataaatttacttgtcggtgcttgtacgaaacaccgacagttggcgcgccaggtaggggctttgcgcgttccaaatcaggtcttggatggccacccatgcaatcacctgggccccgggcgcacacgtgcgtttcggcgacctggatttcatcatcacactaggaggagagctggtgctgactcactcagccgccccatctcccccttcgatcaacctcagccgtctcaggcttgacggcccaccgggcaactcccggggagtcccgcCACCCAAGGAgacctctcacaacgccaccatgtgtccggaagggtccgtatggagcgccccgacagcgtttccgttcggtctccgcaacgttgcggcaaccgctggccgccttctggcgctacgtgtggttcaaccacccagggacatcgagttcgtgggagcgatggagcgggatacggagaccctctacgagctcctcaacgaggagcctgtatcgctctccagctcagattccagcaggaggagccaccacccttcccgagagtgctacatgacgcagacccccgagggtcacgtcgaaagcgcctccagggaagaggccaccactacaaacaatcctgagagcagatccggggaagaggggacagccccatctcacctgaggatggagcagctaagggctcgtcagcaagagatcgatgaggctgggcaagggctcgcacgggaatacgtggacatcaatcgcgagattgaacgccgcaaagacggggggcgcgcgcgcgccacagcccgcaccgtacatcaaaggatcctcaccgacgatggggcctttcctcactttgctcgagccagctagaacatcgctgcagcaaccgccttgctgcatggcctctcggaggccacgacgtccgaggatcgacacgcttatcgggagattcgcacgttgctcgagcgtgcagccgcgcagcaggcggaaagttcattgTCTCGATGATGCGAACCCAACACCAGCCAGTGCacaccctcagtgcgtcccaccaaggacacatccgtacaccaaacaccgccagccggcgggcagccctccatcgtccctgtacatcaacgcctcggccgtggctGCGATGTACGCAGCATAatcgacgcccggagacgtgcccacggcgacgatggagaagcagcgcgccgcggctatcatcctcgacgtgGCGAGCGCTACGATAGCAacaaggaccgaagcccgagccccatcctgccaggccctcaggcctttggccggcacatcctcaacgctgcgttccctctaaggtatcgaccgcctacgaacattcctaaatattctggcgaaacaaatcccgggctttggcttgaagactatcggcttgcatgtcaggccggtggtgcgagtgatgataacttcattattcgcaatctcccgctgttcttggccgactcggcgcgagcgtggctggagcacctaccgtccaatgctattcagagttgggtggatctgactgagatcttcgtgggtaatttccagggcatgtacaaacgccctggaaacccatgggacctcaagaactgccgtcagaaagccgatgaaaccctccgcgggtacatccggtgcttctcccgacagtgcaatgagctcccgaacgtcgccgacgccgacgtgataggagcctttttgTCCAgaacgacctgcgaatccctggtccacaagctaggacgcaggggcccgtgaactaccaaggaactcctggacatcgccactagtcacgcctctggagaagaggcagtcggagccatctttgatcgctccgacggaaagacaaggcgggatgaggacgccagcgaaggcgcctccaaccatcccgccaaagggaaaaataagaagcaacggcgcgacaactcactcgcggccgctgccgaccgcaaaggtggccggaagcccgcggagggcacttcgaaccacttcgagaaaatgctcgaggggccatgcccaaaccacgccttcccggccaagcacctatacaaggaatgcggccttatgcgcaaatacttggccgggggtctgaacaaggaggagcaggggaaggagcctgttcccaccactaacgacatggaggagaaggacgacaccttcccaactccgaccggtgccctcatgatcttcggaggatcagcggcctacgactccaggcgccgctagaaggtcgcacgtcgagaggtctataccgctggaccggctatgccagcttatctccggtggtcggaatccaccataaccttcgatcggaccgaccatccggataccatcccacacccaggaaggtatccgcttgtcgtcgacccgatcgtcggtccaaagcggctcaccaaggtactgatggatgggggcagcggcctcaacatcatgtacgccaagacgctcgacgagatgggcgtcgaccgaacgcgcctccgccccatccgagcacctttccatggcgtcgtgccaggaaggcaagccgtgccgctagggcagattgacctacccgtcacttttggggatcaatccaattaccggactgagaccctcaccttcgatgtagtagggttttcggggactttccacgccattctggggcgaccatgttatgcgaagttcatggccgtacccaattacatgTACCTGAAactgaagatgtcgggcccccgtggggtcatcaccatcggcacctccttccagcgcgcttacgagtgcgaggtcgaatgctgcagaCACGCATCCacggtcatcgcatccgaagagctcgccaccctcagggaggaggtcattgaagggacacccgacgcaaagaagtcgtctggatcattcgaatcggcagagggctccagggacgtcctcttggatcccagtagctccgagggcaaaaaagtccgaatcgggaccgcgctctcctccgcgtaggaaagcacgctcgtcgacttcctccacgccaacaggGACatatttgcgtggaaaccctcggatatgccaggcatcccgagggaggtcgccgagcatactctccaaatcctcccgggctccaagccagtgaaacaacgcctgcgccgcttcaacgaggagaaatgcagggccatcggcgaggagatagccaaactactggccgcaggattcataaaggaagtataccacccagaatggttagcaaatcctattcttgtccgaaaaaagcgagaaatggagaatgtgtgttgattatactggcctcaacaaagcgtgtccaaaggatccatttcctttaccatgaatagaccaaatagtcgattccacctcggggtgcgaaaccctctgtttcctggacgcatactcaggctaccatcaaatcgcgatgaaagagtctgaccagctcgcgacatcttttatcacgcccttcggatcattttgctacgtttcaatgccgtttggtctgaagaacgctggggcaacgtaccagcgctgtatgcttagttgcttcggagacctcatcgggcgaaccgttgaggcctatgtcgatgacatcgtagtcaaatccaagcgggctgaccaccttgtcgccgaccttgaacgcacctttgcgaaa
Coding sequences within:
- the LOC136455430 gene encoding uncharacterized protein — translated: MESWTSTGSQWTSGVSQVDELDRWWHGRALQVPGLAGARSRTAVVHGGRGMPSAPRGKADSAGAGDTAGVAEAGGGRQHGHSHGTGTVGHSQGGRVHGWHIGRGEGAGIGVATGSSMAVGQGGPVGARGGRGDRRGRAGEGSRGQERARVAAALRCSGEGGAGERGRGREKGLGPIRKTGSAPVTLAPSLVPRSTAPSSATRLVALSCLPCHRLVCFEPKSSAPATMAPS